In the genome of Desulfovibrio sp. Huiquan2017, the window AAAGAATCCCTGACCGCAATGTACGCCGATGTCCTTGAGGCAGACGGCTTGGTCGCGGCTTTCTATGCCCTCGCCGATGATCCGGGAACCGATCTTGTCCGCGAAAGTGGCCGTGGTCTCCACCAGGGCTCGTTTGACCGGATCCTTGTGGATGTCGTCGATGAGGGATTTGTCCAGCTTGATGTAGTCGGGTTGAAGCTCGGCGATGAGGGCCAGTCCGGCGTAGCCCGCGCCCGCGTCGTCCACCGCGATCTGAAATCCCTGGCTTCGGTAGTGGGCCAGGGTGCGGTAGAATAGATCGAAGTCCTGGACCGAATGCTGCTCGGTGATCTCGAAAACCACGTTGTCCGGGACCAGACCGCATTTGTCCATGAGTTCCAGCGTCTGGCCCGGTGAAAAGGCGGGGTCCGCCATGGTCTTTGGGTGGATGTTCAGGAAGAGTTTCTGGCCGTCTTGGAGGTCGCCCACATTGCGGATGGCCGCTTCGCGGCAAAGTTTTTCCAGGGCGAAGAGGCGGCCCAGTTCCTCGGCGGTCTGGAAAAGCATGACCGGCGAGCGGAAGGCCGATCCCTCGGGCCCGCGCGCCAGGGCCTCCCAGCCCAGGATGGTATCCGTGCGGAAGTCGAGGATGGGCTGGTAGTGGGCCGTGACCCACCCCTGGACCAGGATGGTGTTGAACCGGCTGGTGATGGACAGCTCGTTCATGTTCAGCGGGCGGCTCTCCATGCGCTGGGCCGTTGTCAGGGCCCGGCTCAGGGTCACGCCCCATCGGTTTTCGTCGTCCGGGCAGGTGACCGGGGCAAAGCCCATGCCAAGGTCGATGCCCAGGCCCGTGTGGCGGAGCATGGTCGATTCCAGGTCCTTTTGGGCCTGCGTCTTGTATTCGTAAGCGATGTCCGCCGGATTGTTGTCCTGGGGCACCAGGAAGGCGGCCTTGCCCGGGATGGGGCGGGTAATGCGGACATTGCGCGCGTTATTGCCCGCCGCTGTGGCGGCGAGCGAGTCGCGGAGCTCTTTTTCAAGCAGGTCAACGAAATTTTGTCCGTACATCTCCCGGAGTTTGAGATAGTCCCGGATGGAGATGAGTACGAGGGTTCTGGGCAACATGCTTCCGGTCGGCAGGCCGGTCAGCATATCCGCAGGAAGTGCCGTGGGCATGGTCATTCCCCTGTAACCGAGTCGGGCGGATCGGCTGTGTGTTGACGAAGTTGCGTGGACGGAACGATCTCACCATTTCACCGCGCCGGCGGTGATGCAGGCACCGCCAGGTGACATGCGCTTTGACTCTGTTACACGCGTTGCGCGTTCGGTTGTTACCGGCCGGTGACGGGTTGCGCAAATTTTGGTTGCAGAACAAAAAAAGCAGCCCCCGGGGAGGCTGCCTACATTTGTTGAAGAGAGAGAAGCGGTTAGCGGTAATAAAGATTCCGTCCGCCGATGGTCAGAAAGGCCTGGTGCAGATTCTTGCGGATGTCCTTGCGGCTCCACACGCCCTGGATGTGACCTCGCGACAGGGCCTTGTAACAGTTGTGGTAGTTGGGCGGGATCTCCAGACCGGTGGTCTCCTTGATGACCCCGGGACCGGCGAAGCCGATGCGCGAGGAGCGCACCGCGTACTGGTAGGGAGAGCAGCCCAGGAACGAAGCCACGGGCCCGGCGTAGGAGTTGGTATCGTAGAGGACGATGTACAGGCCTCCTTCCTCGATGTAGCGGCGGACGGCCATGGTCACCCTGGGCATCTGAATCAATCCGTTGACGCCTTCCTGAATGCGGATGCCCGCCGTGCCGTGGATGTACGCCAGGAAGGGCTGATGCTTGGTCTGGGCCAGTTCCAGGGCGCGGATGAACTTCTCGCCTTCGGCCGCGCCCACCGAACCGCCCCGGAAATTGGCCACCAGGGTGGCGCAGGTCACACGCAGCCCCTCAAGGCTGGCGTTGAAGGTCAGGCAGCTCGATTGCAAGCCGGTCTTCTTCTTGGCTCCTTCGATGCGGGCGTCGAAGTTGGGGAATTGGGTCGGGTTGCCGGAGGCGATGTCCCGGTTGAACTCGCGCACCGAGCCTCGGTCGAAGACATTGTGGAGATACCACTGGTACTCCATGGGGAAGTTGTAGCCGCAGTTGGGGCAGACGCCCGCGTAATCGGTGAACAGGTCCCGGGCCCAGATGTCCAGGCATCCGCGTTTTTTGGAGTGCGGACAGGTGATTTCGCGGTCCACGCGCGCCTGGGGCGAGACATAGTCGCTGTCGTTGACCAGGGTGGGCGTTTCGGGCTCGGCCTGGGACAGGCCGGTCAGCTCCATCTCCTTCTGCTTGTCCATGCCCGGGGTGATGCCGATTTTACGCAGCAGGCCCCGGAACACGGCGTCGAACTTGGCCGTGATCACATGGACCTCGTCCGCGACCTCCTCCACGATGCGCTCCACACGGTGCTTGAACGGCTTGATCAGTCCGTACAGGATCAGGCTGGCCGTGTTGGAGACGAGGCCGGAACTGGTGGCGCTGAGTTTTTCCAGCAAGGAACGATTGTCCTGGTAAGCATGCTGGGCCATGCGCCGATATTTGCGAAATCGCTTGGCCACCAGCCGTTCACGGGCCTTTTCGTTCAGGGACCAGCGGACGATGACGTCGGTGTTTTTCTTGAAATGGCGCAGGGCCACGGCGCGGAACAGGCGCACGCCGCGTACGCTCAGGGCCACTTCGTCCGTGGCCCGGATGACCTGTTCGCGGACTTGCTTGAAAAAGTCGAAGTGGTCGGCCCGTGCGCCGAGCGGCGGCTCCTGGATGATCCCGTCGATGTAGCCGTTGGCCAGATTGTCCTGGGCGGTGATCTTCTGGGCCAGGGCGCAGGACTCGATAAGCTCGGCCGGTGCGCGTTCGGCCCCCCGGATATGGCCTTCGATGGCCGCCGCGCCCTCGGGCGAGATGACCGAGTAGTAGCCATGGGAGAGCATGAGCCGTTTGTCGGCCATGCCGATGGCCTCGGCGCCGCCGGAGCCACCTTCGGAGAAGATGGCCACGATGGGCACGTCGAGCCCGGCCATCTCATAGATGTTTTCGGCAATCTGCTGGGCTGCGCCCGGAAAGTCCTCGATAGGGTAGGAACCCGGCGTATTCACGTAGGCGTGGATGGGGATTTGTTCCCGGGCCGCGACCTTCATGTACTTGAGCGCTTTGGAATTGCCCCACGGCTTGATGGAGCCGCCGTTGCGGAACTCCTCGCCATGGCCTTTTTCCTGGCCCACGACCATGACCGGCTGGTTGATGATCTTCTTGCCACGGCGGCGGGTGATGTAGGCCCGGGCAATGAGCATGCCGGGGTCGATGGAGTGCTCGTCCTGGCCGCCCATTTCGGCGTAGTTGTCGTAGACGTTTTCAAGGATGTCCTTGAGACTGGCCCGCTGTGGATGGCGGACGATGCGCACCTTGTCCATGGCGGTCAACTGGGCGTCGATGGCGGCTTCCATGGCGGACAGCCGCTTATCCAGGGATTCCAGGGCCCGAATGGTCCGCTCTTCGGAGAGGTCCGCATTGTTCGCTTGGAATCCGTTGATTTCCGTAGCGAACGCATCGAGCTCGGGACGGGACTTGTTGCCCAGGATGTCGCGGGCGTAGTTGACCCGGCTCAGTAGGGATTGCAGGGTTTTTTCTATATTCATAGGCTTAGAATTCGAGAAGGTTGGCGGTTTTTGCGAGGAGGAAGGGGATATTCGATTTCATGGGTCCTCCGGCGGAGTCGGAACCGTTCAGCTTCAGGTCGTTCAGGAACTGAAGGCCGCGTTGCTTGGCCTCCTCCAGGTCCTTGCCCCAGATGATGGCCAGGGCCAGGTTGGGGTCGTACTCCGTGGGGATCTGGTAGGTGCGGTCGGTCGGTACGTGGGTATGGACGGCCAGCCAGTCCCGTTCCTGCCATTTGAGTTCCTCGATGCGGCCCACCCACGGGGCAAAGCCGTTCTCGGTGTCCTCGGCGATGAGCCGGTATTCGATGCCCACTCCGTCGAAGGTGATGTCTTCCTGGGTGTAGCCCAGCGGGTCGCCCAGGCCGATACGGATCTGTTCGCGCACCAGGTTCACGTCGCGGTCGCCCTTGACGGAACTGATGCAGGCCGACACGCCGTTCTCCACCTGGATGCGGGTGTTGACCTCCATGAGGAACGGCTCGCCGTTCGGGGTGACGATCCACTCCCAGGTGCCCACGTTGTCGTACTTGATTTCCTTGGCGATGGACAGGGAGTAGCGGGTGATGTCGTCGAGCACCTTTTGGGCGTCGAACCCGTAGGACAGGCCCTGGGGCCAAAAGCCCGGGGCCACCTCGATGCGTTTTTGCAGACCGGGTGACTGGATCGAGCAATTGCGGGTGCCGAAATGGACCGGGTTGGTCCCGGACCGGTCGGACACGATTTGCACTTCCAGATGATTGAAGTTGAACACGCGCTGTTCGATGAGCACGCCTTCGTCGTTGAAGGTTCGCAGGGAATAGTTGCGGATGCGCCGGTAGGTCTGGCGGAAACGGGCCATGTCCTCGCATTCGTCGATGCCCATGCCGCCGCCGCCCGCCGAGGCCTTGACCAGGACCACGGGCCGTTTGATGCCCATCTTGCCCTGGAATTCGAACAGGCTTTCGGCGATGGCCTCGGCCTCCAGCTCGTCGTAGATGGCCCGGTCCGAGCCTGGCACGGTGGGCACGCCCAGGGTGCGGGCGATGCGCTTGGTGTTGATCTTGTCGCCCAGATCGCGAATGACCTCCCAGGAGGGGCCGATGAAGGTCATGGGACGGTCCCGCTGGACCACGCGCCGGGCGAACCGGTAGTTTTCGGAAAAGAAGCCGTACCCGGGGTGGATGGCCGTGGCCCCGGCCTCGTCGGCCACGGACAGGATGTCCCCGGCGTCGAGATAGTTGTGGATACGGTACAGGGATTTTTCCCCGCCCAGCCTGCGGGCCACGTCCAGGTGGCCGGACTGGGAGTCCTCTTCGGTATACAGGGCCGCGAAGGGCAGGCCGAGGTCGGAACATGCCTCCATGATCCGCACGGCGATCTCGCCCCGGTTGGCAATGAGTATCTTGTGTCCGTCTATGCTCACGTTATGAATTCTCGTATTCTGATGTGGTTTTGGCGGTGCCCTAAATACCGTTTCTTCACCCTTCTTGCAAATCTTTTACCGAAGCGTTTTATTAAACAAATCAAATGCTTGTCATAAAACACCCGTTTTAATTATTAATTGTGGATTTTTTACTAAAAAATGTGTAGAAAATCGGTCCGGCAAGTTTTGACAGCATGTATTTGCCGGAATTGTCAATATGTTGAGGTTTGGATCAGGAGGGGTTCCGCATGGATTACGTTATTGTGGGAAATGGGGTTTCGGCCATCGGCGCCATCGAGGGCGTTCGCCAACATGACAAGACCGGGACCATCACGGTCGTCAGCGACGAGACCGTGCCGACCTACGGCCGTCCTCTCATTTCCTACTATCTTTCGGATAAGATCAAGTTCGAGACCCTGCCGTTCCGCCCCGAGGAATTCTACGAGCGGAACAAGGTGACCATGCGCCTGGGCTCGCGGGTCCTGTCCGTGGATCCCTCCGAAAAGGTCCTGACGCTCGATTGCGGCGATAAGATCAACTATGACAAACTATTGCTGGCGACGGGCGGCACTCCGGTCAAACCGAACCTGCCCGGCATCGACGGACCCGGCGTATACAATTTCACCACCGTGGCCCATGCCGAGACCCTCAAGGAATTGGTGGACAAGGTCAAGAAGGTGGTGGTCATCGGCGCGGGCCTCATCGCCCTCAAAGCCGCCGAAGGGTTCGCCGAAAAAGGGGTGGACGTCACCATCGTGGTCCGCTCCCGGATTATGCGCACCTACTTCGACGAGACCGCAGGCGAGCTGATCGTCGATCATCTGGAAAAGAACGGCATCCGTTTCATGCAGGGCACGGGCACCAAGGAAATCGTCCGCTACAAGGACGGCGCCATCAAGGGCGTGGAGACGGACAAGGGCATGGTCCCGGCGGATGTGGTCATCGTGGCCGCCGGCGTGCGCCCGAACATGGGGCTGGCCGTCCAGGCCGGATTGACCACCGAGAAAGGCATCCGCGTGAACGATTATATGGCCACCAGTGATCCGGACGTCTTTGCCGCGGGTGACGTGGCCGAGGCCAAGGACCTGTTGACCGGCGAATACACGGTCCGTCCCATCTGGCCCAACGCCTACACGCAGGGGCGCTATGCGGGCCGAAACATGGCTGGCGCCGAAAATCCGTACACCGGCGGCCTGTCCATGAACTCCATTACCTATTACGGGCTGCCGACCATTTCCGTGGGCGAGACCAACCTGGCCGATGACGACGAATTCGAGACCGCCGTGTTTCTGGACCGGGAAAACTCGATCTATCGCAAGCTCATTTTCAAGAACAACGTGCTCGCCGGTTGCATCCTCATCGGAGCCATCGACGCGGCCGGGTTTTACACCAGCTTCATCAAGAACGGCTTTGAACTGGACGAGGCGGGCAAGGAACGGCTCATGGAGGGGGATCCCTCTCCGGCCCTTTGGCCCGACAGCTTCATTGAGGCCATGATGAACAATCCCTAGGCCGCCATACCGCGTAAAGGAAAAGGGCCGTCCTGAGGGGCGGCCTTTTTTTGTGGAATACCCCTTCAATTTACCAAAGAGCAAGTCGCCGTCAAAGGCTGTTTTGCGGCGATATTCCGATGAATTCGTCTTGATTTGTCCCATCCCGGGGTTCCCCTTTCGGTGGCGCGTCTTGTCTGGCCCGGTCCAACTTCGCTGTCCGGCGGCGCAGCGGGAGGGCAAGGGTCTCCCCTGCATCCTGCTTTTGCCCCGCCGCTGTCCCTTGCCATGCGATTTTTCACAACGGAAAGGGAGGCAACGAGAGACGTTGCTTTGGGGGCGGTTCCGGGGCCTGGGCATCTCTTATTTCGTTTTGAGAGTGAAGACGCAGTCCCACCCGCAATCGGGCGGATCCGCTTTCAGGTGAGCGCAGCGCTCGCTGTACAGGTCGCAAAGGACTTGGTCCCGGCCGAGTTCGCCAAGTTCGCAGAACAAGGTTTCAGCGGTGACGAAATCACGGTCCTCATAGGCCTGATGGGCGCGTTCGTGGAGCGAGAGTTCTTCGCGTCGCGCCTCGGCTTCTTCCAGAGTATACACGGTGTAGATGGTTACGGGCTTTTCCTTGCCCTTGACCCGCACATTGTCCAGGATGCGAAAGTAGTAACCGTCTCCGCAGGCGTCCTTGACGGCCTGGCTGACCACGATTTTCTGGCCGTAGTACTTGGTCAGCCCTTCCAGGCGCGAAGCGAGGTTCACGTTGTCGCCGATAAGGGTGTAGTCGAAGAGGTCGGCCGAACCCATGTTTCCCACGCGCACCAGGCCGCAGTGAATGCCGATGCCCACGGCGATGGTGAATCCGTATTTTTCCTGGAAACGCTCGTTGAGCTCTTCGAGTTTGCGCTGCTGCGCCAGGGCCGCGTGCAGGGATTTTTCCTGATGGTTCTCGATGTCCAGGGGCGCATTCCAGAAGGCCATGACCGCGTCGCCGATAAACTTGTCCAGCGTGCCCTCGTGTTCGGTGATGATTCGGGTCATGGGCGTCAGGTAGTCGTGAAGCAGGTTCGTGACCTGGGTAGGGGAGAGCTTTTCGGACAGGGAGGTGAAATTGCGCACGTCCGAGAACTGGATGGTGATTTCCTTTTCCTGCCCCTCCAGGCTCAACGTGTCGGGGTTGTCCATGATCTGCGAGATGACCGAGGGAGCAAGGTAATGGGCAAAGGCCCTGTGGATGTACCGTTTGGCGATTTCCTCGCGCCAGAACTTGATCATGGTCAGGGTGATGAAGGTCAACCCCAAGGTAAGGTAAGAGTACATGGGCGAAATAAAATAATTTTGCTCCCTGTAGAAGAAGACGGCTCCGTACCACATGGCGCCCCCCATGCCGAGCACTGGCAGGATGATCCAGGACGCCCGGGTCCACACGAGCAGGAATGTGGTAACCAGGCCCCCCAGCAGTATGCCGAGGAATTCCAGGCCGGGAGCCCAGTCCGGCACCGAAAGGACCTGGTCGGAGAGGATGTTGTCGAGGAGGGTGGCGTGGGCTTCCACACCGGGAAAACTCGGATCCAGCGGCGTGGCCCGGATGTCCTTGAGCCCCGAGGCCGAAGTGCCGATGAAGGCTATCTTGCCGCGCAGGCAGCCGGGCGGCAATGTCCTGGCGAGCACGTCCGAGGCCGAAATGTATTCGAAGGTCCGCATGGGCCCTCGATAGTTGATGAGCATCTGCCCGCCGGCATCCGTGGGAATGACCATGTCGTTGAGCTTGATGCTTTCGATGCCCACGGGAGACATCTTGATGATGAGGTTTTGTTCTCCCGAGGCCAGCATGAGGGTGGCCAGGGCCAAGCTGGGGTAAAAATGCCCGTTGTAGCTATAGAGCACGGGCATGCGGCGGTATACGGAATCCGGATCCGGATTGATGGTTATGAAGCCGCATTTCGGGGCCGCTTCGGCCAGGATCGGGATAGGGCAGACCAACTGCTCTCCCTTGGGCAGACAGTCGTGGGGGGACGGCGCGCCGGGAGGCGACAGGACGGCCACCTTGGCGGGCCGCACCCGGCAATCGTGTTCGGCTACGGCTTTGTCTCGGCTGAAGTCAAAACCGAGGACATAAGGGCCACCCGTGAGATTGTGGGCCAGCAACTCGTCGTAATCCATGAGGTCTTTGGGCAACCCCTCGAAACGCATGTCGATGTGGAGTTCGCGCTTGACGTCGGCTTGCATGATCTGCGGCGACGTCCGGTCCGGTTCGCTGAAGATGATGTCCGAGGCCACGGCGACGGCCCCATAGGAGGTCAGATACTTCAACAGCAGGGCCACACGGTAGCGCGGCCAGGGCCATTGGCCGAGTTCGGACAGGCTTTTTTCGTCCAGGTCGATGATCACCGGGACGTTGGTGGCTGGTGGCTGGTGGTATTGGCGAAGGTAGTTGTCGTAGATCTTCAGGTTGAGCAGATACAGGAATTTCGGCTGGCTGATGTACAGCACACTCATAATCGCGGCGACCGATATACCTGCCCCCAGGAGTATCAGTTGGTCCTTCTTGAATATTCGTTTCAGCAGTTCCAGCATGGCTACCGACCGCGATGATTGTTATATAATTGATTATTACAGATAACCATCCGCGTATAAAGAAAAAGCTGCCATGTCTGCAAAAAAAGCCGCGTGGCGGCAAAGGCTGAGAAAAGCGTCTTGCATTTCGGTTGACTGCGCCGCACGCCTAGATGTTCCGATAGAGCATCATGCAGCCGAGCAGGAAGACCAGGCCCAGGGTGAGCTGGCGATACCCCCGGTCGGAGAGGTGCTCATAGGCCTTGGCGCCGAGAAAGATGCCGGCCAGCAGGGCGGGCAGGGAAAGGGCGTAGAGGTGCAACACTTCGCTCGTGATCATGCCGGATGCGGCCTGAAGGGAAATGATGAGTAGGCCGGACAGGGCGAAGAAACTGGCCAATGTGGCCTTGGCTTGCTCCTTTGTCCA includes:
- a CDS encoding carboxyl transferase domain-containing protein translates to MNIEKTLQSLLSRVNYARDILGNKSRPELDAFATEINGFQANNADLSEERTIRALESLDKRLSAMEAAIDAQLTAMDKVRIVRHPQRASLKDILENVYDNYAEMGGQDEHSIDPGMLIARAYITRRRGKKIINQPVMVVGQEKGHGEEFRNGGSIKPWGNSKALKYMKVAAREQIPIHAYVNTPGSYPIEDFPGAAQQIAENIYEMAGLDVPIVAIFSEGGSGGAEAIGMADKRLMLSHGYYSVISPEGAAAIEGHIRGAERAPAELIESCALAQKITAQDNLANGYIDGIIQEPPLGARADHFDFFKQVREQVIRATDEVALSVRGVRLFRAVALRHFKKNTDVIVRWSLNEKARERLVAKRFRKYRRMAQHAYQDNRSLLEKLSATSSGLVSNTASLILYGLIKPFKHRVERIVEEVADEVHVITAKFDAVFRGLLRKIGITPGMDKQKEMELTGLSQAEPETPTLVNDSDYVSPQARVDREITCPHSKKRGCLDIWARDLFTDYAGVCPNCGYNFPMEYQWYLHNVFDRGSVREFNRDIASGNPTQFPNFDARIEGAKKKTGLQSSCLTFNASLEGLRVTCATLVANFRGGSVGAAEGEKFIRALELAQTKHQPFLAYIHGTAGIRIQEGVNGLIQMPRVTMAVRRYIEEGGLYIVLYDTNSYAGPVASFLGCSPYQYAVRSSRIGFAGPGVIKETTGLEIPPNYHNCYKALSRGHIQGVWSRKDIRKNLHQAFLTIGGRNLYYR
- a CDS encoding bifunctional diguanylate cyclase/phosphodiesterase translates to MPTALPADMLTGLPTGSMLPRTLVLISIRDYLKLREMYGQNFVDLLEKELRDSLAATAAGNNARNVRITRPIPGKAAFLVPQDNNPADIAYEYKTQAQKDLESTMLRHTGLGIDLGMGFAPVTCPDDENRWGVTLSRALTTAQRMESRPLNMNELSITSRFNTILVQGWVTAHYQPILDFRTDTILGWEALARGPEGSAFRSPVMLFQTAEELGRLFALEKLCREAAIRNVGDLQDGQKLFLNIHPKTMADPAFSPGQTLELMDKCGLVPDNVVFEITEQHSVQDFDLFYRTLAHYRSQGFQIAVDDAGAGYAGLALIAELQPDYIKLDKSLIDDIHKDPVKRALVETTATFADKIGSRIIGEGIESRDQAVCLKDIGVHCGQGFFLARPAVPKPDVNEECRHLKTVGDIANNIICSPPVGDLAKAPYAVDMDCLVSTAHDFFRKNDSFTNIVVVRDNVPKGLVMEYHLNRQLSSQFGIALYHKRSIDAVMDKSPLIVDVDMPVEQAARTAMKREHIKTYDDIIVTRKGLLYGVVTVQDLLNVLAKIQVEMAKGTNPLTGLPGNVAIEQEVESRIKQKRPFSIIYGDLDHFKVYNDTYGFKNGDRIIKLAADIMSWATRKHAPSDARLCHIGGDDFVLITPPDAVHKLCTSITRCFGRLVRNCYCLEDQERGWIQAKGRDDKERKYPLVTISLGVIEIDGPCSLMEIGERAAHIKKYAKSIPGNSVAIDRRPAIGKADSAACD
- a CDS encoding adenylate/guanylate cyclase domain-containing protein, whose product is MLELLKRIFKKDQLILLGAGISVAAIMSVLYISQPKFLYLLNLKIYDNYLRQYHQPPATNVPVIIDLDEKSLSELGQWPWPRYRVALLLKYLTSYGAVAVASDIIFSEPDRTSPQIMQADVKRELHIDMRFEGLPKDLMDYDELLAHNLTGGPYVLGFDFSRDKAVAEHDCRVRPAKVAVLSPPGAPSPHDCLPKGEQLVCPIPILAEAAPKCGFITINPDPDSVYRRMPVLYSYNGHFYPSLALATLMLASGEQNLIIKMSPVGIESIKLNDMVIPTDAGGQMLINYRGPMRTFEYISASDVLARTLPPGCLRGKIAFIGTSASGLKDIRATPLDPSFPGVEAHATLLDNILSDQVLSVPDWAPGLEFLGILLGGLVTTFLLVWTRASWIILPVLGMGGAMWYGAVFFYREQNYFISPMYSYLTLGLTFITLTMIKFWREEIAKRYIHRAFAHYLAPSVISQIMDNPDTLSLEGQEKEITIQFSDVRNFTSLSEKLSPTQVTNLLHDYLTPMTRIITEHEGTLDKFIGDAVMAFWNAPLDIENHQEKSLHAALAQQRKLEELNERFQEKYGFTIAVGIGIHCGLVRVGNMGSADLFDYTLIGDNVNLASRLEGLTKYYGQKIVVSQAVKDACGDGYYFRILDNVRVKGKEKPVTIYTVYTLEEAEARREELSLHERAHQAYEDRDFVTAETLFCELGELGRDQVLCDLYSERCAHLKADPPDCGWDCVFTLKTK
- a CDS encoding biotin carboxylase N-terminal domain-containing protein, whose product is MSIDGHKILIANRGEIAVRIMEACSDLGLPFAALYTEEDSQSGHLDVARRLGGEKSLYRIHNYLDAGDILSVADEAGATAIHPGYGFFSENYRFARRVVQRDRPMTFIGPSWEVIRDLGDKINTKRIARTLGVPTVPGSDRAIYDELEAEAIAESLFEFQGKMGIKRPVVLVKASAGGGGMGIDECEDMARFRQTYRRIRNYSLRTFNDEGVLIEQRVFNFNHLEVQIVSDRSGTNPVHFGTRNCSIQSPGLQKRIEVAPGFWPQGLSYGFDAQKVLDDITRYSLSIAKEIKYDNVGTWEWIVTPNGEPFLMEVNTRIQVENGVSACISSVKGDRDVNLVREQIRIGLGDPLGYTQEDITFDGVGIEYRLIAEDTENGFAPWVGRIEELKWQERDWLAVHTHVPTDRTYQIPTEYDPNLALAIIWGKDLEEAKQRGLQFLNDLKLNGSDSAGGPMKSNIPFLLAKTANLLEF
- a CDS encoding FAD-dependent oxidoreductase; the protein is MDYVIVGNGVSAIGAIEGVRQHDKTGTITVVSDETVPTYGRPLISYYLSDKIKFETLPFRPEEFYERNKVTMRLGSRVLSVDPSEKVLTLDCGDKINYDKLLLATGGTPVKPNLPGIDGPGVYNFTTVAHAETLKELVDKVKKVVVIGAGLIALKAAEGFAEKGVDVTIVVRSRIMRTYFDETAGELIVDHLEKNGIRFMQGTGTKEIVRYKDGAIKGVETDKGMVPADVVIVAAGVRPNMGLAVQAGLTTEKGIRVNDYMATSDPDVFAAGDVAEAKDLLTGEYTVRPIWPNAYTQGRYAGRNMAGAENPYTGGLSMNSITYYGLPTISVGETNLADDDEFETAVFLDRENSIYRKLIFKNNVLAGCILIGAIDAAGFYTSFIKNGFELDEAGKERLMEGDPSPALWPDSFIEAMMNNP